From Oryzias latipes chromosome 18, ASM223467v1:
CCTTCAGAAGTTTCACGTTTGAACCTCATCGTTTCTTTGGAAGCTCCTCAAAGTCTTTAAATAGAAAGAGGAGACTCCAAAATGTcacatttgagaaaaaaagaatcctaAGAGGCAAACCTGCCTGTAGACGATTCAAAAATGGCACAAAGTGCTTCAGTTTCCTGTAACCACCACCTTTAGGTTTCCTAGAGTCTTCCTCTGGATTCAGAGGAAGGTCCAgattgaagaagaagaaaagtcagAAGTTTTGAAACTGCACCAACGTAGATGAAGACGTCCTGAGGAGTCCGTCCCCAATCCACAAACCTCCTGGGGTCTAGTTGTACTCAAACTTGAAGTGGAAGCTGCCTCCAGAATCAAAGGGGTTGAAGTGGAAAGGCCACGGCCTCTGACCGCCGCCTCCGCCCTGCTGGTTCTCCGGGTCCAGAGGATCCTCGCCCGAGTCGAACTTCTGTCTCATTTCTGGAATCGGATGAAAGGAGGAACAAGAAAACATTGTATTCATAACACCGAAAACTTGTAATCAAACACGTGAAAAATGTCGAGTGACAGGCTCAGTCAAAGGCCCTCAACACCATTAGtctagcttttattttgacttcaAAGACAAATACTTTTGTTGGCAAATTCTAAACCTTCATCCTGTTTCTGGTTCTTTTCAGTCGAGCTAAACTCCAGTTTCGCTTTAGTCCGGACGATTGAAAGGAAACAGAAGAGTGTGAATGACTGCTGACCGGGGTCGGTGAGGACCTCTTTGGCCGACGCGATGTCGATGAACTTCTTCTCCGCCTCCTTCTTCTCCGCCTCAGACTGGAAGTTGTCGGGGTGCCACTGCTGAGCCAGCTTCCTGTACGCTTTGATGACCTCCTGCTTGTTGGCGCTCCTGAGGACAGACGGGGATGTCAGGGAGAGTTTTTCCCTCCTGGAGGTGCCGCCGTGGGGCTTACCTGCTGACTCCGAGGATCTTGTAGTAGTCCCTCTTCTGAGAGACTTTCAGCAGCTTCTGCGCTCGCTCCAGACCCTCTTTGATGTCGTTGCTGTCGCCGTCGAACTCTCGCGCCTCCTGGTAATCCTCCACGGCTTCAGAGAAACAGAAGTGATCGTCTGAGTGATGGTGCAGAGATGggactcttttgttttttctgctgaatTACCCTTCTCATAGTCCTGGTTGAGGATGTAGGCTTCTGCTCGGTCCCGCAGGATTTTGGCGTTGCGGGGGTCCCTCTGATGAGCCTCTGAACACACGTCGATGGCCTCGCTGACCAGGTTCAactggaaaaacatgaaaatatggCTCTGAAATCCACAGGAATGCAGGGTGATTGTGTTTAAATCTTTACATTGAATAAATGTCATTGGGacccaaaagacaaaaataaataaaaaaccaaaaaaacaaccatcCCCGTCTGACAAACGCACCAACAGGTCGCTAAAGGCCGGTCAGTGGGAACCGAACCCTGACGCATCCATCTGGAAAAGGTTACAAGGTCATTTCTGCAGCCACCCACCATGGAACCAGTCCACTAAGAACCACAAAGTGTTAAAGATCTGAGAACGCCAAAATACCACGACTACAAGAGCAGATCAGCCGCTCATTTCCTCCAATCGGCATCAAGGCTAACCTCTATTCCTATTTTTTCAGTTCTATTCATGTCAATTTAGCTTAATTATTTTGGGTTCAGGGGTGGGGAGGGAgggttattttgtgtttaacaccttttttcattttttaaagctttttgttgtttcttttttttttaatttaaagatgatTTGCACTTTGTGTTACTTTTGTCAtgaagtgctttataaataaagtttgatttggtttgaagagttcacaataaacacaataaaaccgGTTGCAGGCTTCAACATCAGGACAAAATGAAACTAAATACATTGAGGGAGGTGTAATGCCCCCCCCttaaaaatacaacagcaaACATTTTGTCCCACAactgaaaaagaataaatacgCCTCAATGCAACAAACACAGAGGTGGTACTATGATGATCCGGGTTGCTTTAAGGCTTGATGTCGTGGACGACTCTTCATTGTTGATGGAACTTTAAACTGTTTgggcataaaaataaaaattgaaggAAGATTTCCAGcgctgtaaaaaacaacaactgtgtCGTGCTTTTGAGCcaactttatttaatttgaagCGTTAACGATCTTTAAAGAGAAGAATTACCTTTTGTTCTCTCAAATACTTGCCTTCAAAACCATAAACACATCAAGGACCTGAAACTACACTGGTTCTGaaatagaaatgtgaaaaatgacGGAGCAGTGACTAAGATGTAGTCTTCATGGTGCCTGTCCACATGTGACATCACCTGTGCAAACACGTTCTAACATATGCTAATTATAATGGGCAGCTTGTTATTTAAACCAGTTCAGGAGCTTTACTGAGCTCTTTTTCGTCCAAACACGACAGCAGGTCCACCAAACTCTAAATCCTAACAGAGGTTTGATTTTGTCAAAGTCGAAGCTTTAAGgacaaatatgcatcaaactgCTTCTGATTAAACCTTCACTTCATTTAGtatctacttgaaagcaaaaacaaagaggttttttttcatatacggtaattggaaataaattcaggcatcaaggcTGAACAAGGCtttaaaactcagaaaaaaaatacttttattgtgaaatctcCCTGCCAATTATCACAATGACACGTACTCTAGCTTGAGcgcattttcttcttctaatacacgtataaaaacaaaaaaaggagttcGATTTTATAGGTTATTAGGTCTGATCATCTGAAATATTTCAGTTGATCAGACTTTTAGGTCATTCTGCGTTTTTCACTCACCTTTACAAAACAGAAGCAGATTCTCTCTTTTGCCAGGTTGGTGTAAAACGGGACATCTGACTCTGTCTTCATCACAGACTCATACTTGTCGATGGCATCTCGATACCTTAttgtggacacacacacacacaaaaaaaacagatttatggaAAGCAGCACCATTAAAATCCCTACGCAGACGGACACTCAAGACACGGACCTCTCCTCTAGAATCAGCTCCTCTGCAGAGTCCAGCTGTTTGCTGAGCTTCTTCACCTGCTTGTAGTGGTTGAAGCAGTCCTTGTCATCCTGGTCCAGCTTCAGGCACTCCCTGACGTGACTGAAACAGAAGCAGAAGGGGCGGGCGGGGCAGATGAGAGGGCAGAAGGGGGCGGCCTGACAGAAGAGGCGGCTTTGCTGGAGCCTCACTTGAGGGACTCGTGGTGTTGCCCCAGGCTGTAGTGCAGCAGGCTGAGCTTCAGGAAAGCTGCCCGGTTGTCGTTGCGCAGCTTCGTCGTGGGCGTCAGATCCTGGATGGCTTTCTGTGGATCGCCCGTTCTGACGTAGCATTCGGCTCGCAGCTCCCGCAGGTCCGGATCCCAGGGAGAAATCTGAGCCACGGCGgggaaaaccaaaacaaaaaaatgaccaagCAGTCTTTTCTGCACTTGACAGGACTCCCACAGAGTTCTTGAAGGATTTGTAAGTTCATCATTAGATCTCATTTAGATATTTGCCAGTTTGTATAGCAAAAgcgtagttttattttgaaaatttcacattaaaaagtaatttaaactgCAACAAATAGactttacaaacaaaactttaatttcCTACATTTACCTGAAAGCTGTctcaaaaagatttaaagagccactccaatgaaaattgtgtttttaacactttcttgtagcatttttctgacgatgaggacacttaagaaaaaaagtacatttaaaatggCGTTTCTgagcagacaaatacatccgtgcgcgtctttgttttcctcgtctgagctggaatctggatcaaagctGAACGACTACAAAGCTCCGACATTGATCGCCATATTTGCTGCACTggtattgttaggttgggggtgtgaggggctgtaagctagttggAGAGCgtgcaaacagatggatgacgggaagtgggggcgggtttactctgcaccaacagtcctgccaacAATCTTTTACTGAtctattgccgctctgcagaaattaagtCTTAAAAAAggtcacaggttttttttattttggctaaaaacggcatcatcataaataaaagaaaactaggAACAACAGATGatcatttgcattttctttgaaccccctccccccacaaACATGAATTTTGATTTCAACACCTACTTCTATGGCCCTCTCTAAAACGGCGATGGCGGCGCTGTATTCTCCCTGATGGTGTGCGGCGTAGGCCTCCTCCTGCAGACCCTCCAGCTCGCTGGCCTTCATCAGCTGCTGGCGAGCTTCTTCCTGGTCTGGGGAGCGCTTGAGCTGGAGCGAAAAACCTCAAACTTTAAAAGGCAAATCGCTCTCAAAGCCGCGCGGGGAGGCGGTCGCCAAACTCACCACCGACTCAAAGTCGGCTCTGGCCTCCTCCGTGTTCCCCTGCTTCAACAGGATGTTCCCTCTCTGCAGCCGGGCCTGGAAACGTCACAACAGGAAGAATAGTTTTAAAATGGAAAGCTGGTGAGagtgaagctaaaaaaaaattaaaaataaaaagttttcacTCACCGCCAGGAAATCAGGCTTGAGCTCGATGGCTCGGGTCAGATCCGGCAGAGCGGATTTGGATTTGCCCAAAGCCAGAAACACGGCAGCCCGTTTGTAGTAGGTCAGGTAGTTCTTAGAGTCTCCCTCTGCAAAACAAACGTTTGTCAGAAACCACATTCATGCaccagaaatgacaaaaaaaacaacaacacactccTCACTCGGCTGTGTGAGGAAAAGGGCAGCAAAAAGCGGGAAGATGGAAGGcgtctgcgtgtgtgtgagcTCACCCACAGCAGAGTGGTAGTGCGACAGAGCCTCAGCCAGCTGACCCGCCGCCAGAAGCTTGCGGCCCATCTCCAGGTGCTGCTCGATCTCCGCCCGGGTCGCCCCGAACACGCCTGCAACACAGAACTGAGATCATTTCCAAACCGAAAGGAAAAGATGACGTTTTTCCTGCAAATCAAACTCTATTTACCGTCTTCTactgtattttaaaacaaatctgagaaaaactgtaaataaaagaaatgaaaaacattcctgaaaTATTCATTATAATGAGCAAGTATTTAGACAGAACCtttttgaatacaaaaaaaaaatcaaataaatatataaataaaataaaaacataaatatacaaaaagaggattaaataaaagaaaacaagtgtAAATAAGTACATAACTTTCAAAAACATAACCTACCTAACCTTATAGTAGGTCTTCAACGACAAGTgcacaaaaagtaaaattgaTAGTTTTCTTCCTTGTACTTAAAGGACactaaaactgttgttttctgtctGAACCTTGTTTTATCGTCTCGTTCACACAGTcttaacaaaaacattattttattggaatttaaaatgtttccataaACGCTTCCTTGATTCTGCAATGTTTTTCTAAGCTTTTTTGGTTGACAAATTATTAATTTCAAGCaatccaaaaaacacagatattcGTCAATACACAATATcatcagaaaatgaaacaaaaacttcaAGAGAATGCCTTTGATTGAAACTGAAAAGCTTGTAATATGATGGGAATCTGTTCATTTCTGCACATTAATGTTTAGCAGAGACAGGTTTCTTAGTTTATGCTGGTTAAGTGAAAttgacagataaaaaaaactctgaatgtaaaaaaaaagagagagagagaaaaatgtactgctatatttagtttaaaacatttttaaagacttccgggtttatcttttttttctttaagttttgaCACATTTGGAAACTtttcaagaaacaaaacaatttaaagacaTTCAATTTTGACATTACTTTTTCATAACTGTAACGCCGCAAAGGAAGCTAATAATGTGTGTAAATGACCATTTTTGCAGCCGTACTAGTATAGTAGCTGAAAGTAGTGAATGGTGTGATGAGGCGCAGCTCTCACCGTCCAGCTGCATGTCCAGCAGGACGCACAGCAGCGGAAGGGAGCACAGCAGCCCGCTGACTCCTGCCCGCCGATACGGCTCCATGGACGTCCTCACGCCGCGACACCGACCCACACAGACCCCACCACTTTGCCCCACCTGAAACCGCTGCTCTGTTTCATGGAAGAGCCTCTATCTTCATCGTTTCGCCGCCGCTTGTTGTCAGACCACCAGAGCTGCTAGGACCGTTTATTTACGGTCCCAGTCCGCCAGCAGTCCGGGCAGAAATTAGAGACGTCGGAGGAAGGTTCCCGAACAAAGTTAACAGCTCAAATTTCGTTAGTTAGACAACAACTCTTTTTTCGCTTATTGCTAAGTAAATTTCTCTAAATGTAATAGGGGTAAACGAAAGCGCCGGTAGCGTGAATACTTAGGAAacgaaaccttttttttctgacactgTCTCCTCCCTTTCTGTTTCACATTTCCGTGGTTGGCTGACGTGGTGTACATCCGCGTTCGCTTACAGACGTGGGCTGCGCTCATTGGTGGGACTACTTTTTCTCTGACAGCCCCGTGGTGTCTCAGCTGGGACCGGGAAACGCAGTCTAGCGCACCCAAGCATCGCTGCCGGTCACGCCACGTTCATTCCTCAAAGTTTTGTAATGCGGGAAcggaaaagaaataataaacattttatgctTGTTTAAGATAGAAGAAGAGTAAGCAGGGAGGCGAATAATTTTCTCAGCTTCttatagaaacagttttcattcatGTAAACACAAGTTTCAGTGATATTCCTTATTGCCTTGGGGGAGTAATACACACAATCAatgttttatatgttttctAAATGCGCTCTTGGTTGAGCAGTTAAGGAGATAAAGAACCACTCccgcttttaacatgttcttttctaATAATAGcggacatatataaataaaattacgtTCAAATTGGATttccaagtatttctttattcaaactgttgtgagtCAGGAAcaggtgaaaaaaatgctgttttaaaaagatcaaatttgtGACCTAGAAAACAAGCTCCCTGatgtgctccattctgatgcattcacttgtagacgactacatccatgtacgtctttgttttccttgtctgaggaaaatctggctaaaaactgtacttTGCATGTTGCATCGGGAATGTTAGTGTCAGAAgtaagagctctgtctc
This genomic window contains:
- the LOC101168077 gene encoding dnaJ homolog subfamily C member 3 encodes the protein MEPYRRAGVSGLLCSLPLLCVLLDMQLDGVFGATRAEIEQHLEMGRKLLAAGQLAEALSHYHSAVEGDSKNYLTYYKRAAVFLALGKSKSALPDLTRAIELKPDFLAARLQRGNILLKQGNTEEARADFESVLKRSPDQEEARQQLMKASELEGLQEEAYAAHHQGEYSAAIAVLERAIEISPWDPDLRELRAECYVRTGDPQKAIQDLTPTTKLRNDNRAAFLKLSLLHYSLGQHHESLNHVRECLKLDQDDKDCFNHYKQVKKLSKQLDSAEELILEERYRDAIDKYESVMKTESDVPFYTNLAKERICFCFVKLNLVSEAIDVCSEAHQRDPRNAKILRDRAEAYILNQDYEKAVEDYQEAREFDGDSNDIKEGLERAQKLLKVSQKRDYYKILGVSRSANKQEVIKAYRKLAQQWHPDNFQSEAEKKEAEKKFIDIASAKEVLTDPEMRQKFDSGEDPLDPENQQGGGGGQRPWPFHFNPFDSGGSFHFKFEYN